One Euphorbia lathyris chromosome 1, ddEupLath1.1, whole genome shotgun sequence DNA segment encodes these proteins:
- the LOC136235669 gene encoding F-box/LRR-repeat protein At3g26922-like isoform X5, which translates to MEESENDATDTVAVTACSVGSATPSLDSLPEHLILHILSFLPTQDTISTSLVSKKLRSYWSLIPSLNLSYSRFPPYNTPSTTRQFFAEFVDRTLISRSLSPLLKFCLDFIYEDRYGFHVDSWIRYAIKNQVQELDLDFFIDSRFFVDEPHLRDTYDFPFSALRHGKVRVLKLTRCDLTLPVNMSCMRLWTMKSVYLDQIYLSDQMVADLINGCPNLEVLELANCYGMDTLKVCSGKLKELVLEYFIRSDTEANLEIDCPNLVSLTIIWFEVGKCRVQNLSSLVRFHTSIGHKRDLYYGYWKKIVSILDQVPHIKSLLVQNWWLKLVPKEVFSEDFLLYNLKQLELLTGYTQYDLLGMAQLLELTPHMETLILDYLLKVDKDESLSEELLKKPINLSIPSLKEVKMKQFTCTEKEGNFLMLLKAQGVVLEKIVIVPAKVGDIQCPPIVLRKKMSRKMEAVEGSSVEVELQGWAGFVITRQL; encoded by the exons ATGGAAGAGTCGGAGAATGACGCCACCGATACCGTTGCCGTCACCGCCTGCTCAGTCGGTTCTGCTACTCCAAGCTTGGATAGTCTACCGGAACATCTCATTCTGCATATCCTTTCCTTTCTCCCTACTCAAGATACCATCTCAACCAGCTTGGTTTCCAAAAAATTACGCTCTTATTGGTCCTTAATCCCTTCTCTAAACTTATCCTATTCCCGTTTTCCTCCCTATAACACACCTTCCACCACCCGCCAATTCTTCGCCGAATTCGTCGATCGCACTCTCATCTCCCGCTCTCTTTCCCCTCTCCTTAAATTCTGCCTCGATTTTATCTATGAAGATCGATATGGCTTCCATGTCGATTCTTGGATTCGTTACGCCATCAAGAACCAGGTACAGGAGCTCGATCTTGATTTCTTTATCGATTCGCGTTTCTTTGTCGATGAACCTCATCTACGGGACACTTACGATTTCCCCTTCTCTGCACTTAGACATGGTAAAGTTAGAGTGTTGAAGCTTACTCGTTGTGACCTTACGTTGCCGGTAAACATGTCATGTATGCGTCTTTGGACTATGAAGTCTGTTTATCTTGATCAAATTTACCTTTCGGATCAGATGGTTGCAGATTTGATTAATGGATGTCCGAATCTTGAGGTTTTGGAACTTGCGAATTGTTATGGTATGGATACTTTAAAGGTTTGTTCAGGAAAGCTGAAGGAGCTTGTGCTTGAGTATTTTATTCGGAGTGATACTGAAGCAAATTTGGAGATTGATTGTCCTAATCTTGTTTCGTTGACTATTATTTGGTTTGAAGTAGGGAAATGTCGTGTTCAGAATTTGTCTTCTTTGGTTCGTTTTCATACTTCTATTGGGCATAAACGCGATTTATATTATGGATACTGGAAAAAGATTGTCAGCATTCTTGATCAAGTGCCTCATATCAAGAGTCTGCTGGTACAAAATTGGTGGCTTAAG CTGGTGCCAAAGGAAGTTTTCTCTGAAGATTTTCTACTTTACAATCTCAAACAGTTAGAGCTGCTAACTGGATACACACAATATGACCTCCTTGGTATGGCGCAACTGCTTGAACTTACGCCACATATGGAGACACTGATCCTTGATTACCTTTTGAAGGTCGACAAAGAT GAGAGCTTGTCGGAAGAACTCTTAAAAAAACCAATTAATCTGAGCATACCGAGTCTGAAGGAAGTAAAGATGAAGCAATTTACTTGTACAGAAAAGGAAGGTAATTTTTTGATGCTTTTAAAAGCGCAAGGAGTTGTATTGGAAAAAATAGTAATAGTACCTGCAAAAGTAGGTGACATTCAATGTCCTCCtatagttttacgtaaaaaaatGTCAAGGAAGATGGAAGCTGTGGAGGGATCATCAGTAGAAGTGGAG TTGCAGGGGTGGGCAGGATTTGTAATTACTCGCCAACTGTAG
- the LOC136235669 gene encoding F-box/LRR-repeat protein At3g26922-like isoform X6, with the protein MEESENDATDTVAVTACSVGSATPSLDSLPEHLILHILSFLPTQDTISTSLVSKKLRSYWSLIPSLNLSYSRFPPYNTPSTTRQFFAEFVDRTLISRSLSPLLKFCLDFIYEDRYGFHVDSWIRYAIKNQVQELDLDFFIDSRFFVDEPHLRDTYDFPFSALRHGKVRVLKLTRCDLTLPVNMSCMRLWTMKSVYLDQIYLSDQMVADLINGCPNLEVLELANCYGMDTLKVCSGKLKELVLEYFIRSDTEANLEIDCPNLVSLTIIWFEVGKCRVQNLSSLVRFHTSIGHKRDLYYGYWKKIVSILDQVPHIKSLLVQNWWLKLVPKEVFSEDFLLYNLKQLELLTGYTQYDLLGMAQLLELTPHMETLILDYLLKVDKDESLSEELLKKPINLSIPSLKEVKMKQFTCTEKEGNFLMLLKAQGVVLEKIVIVPAKVGDIQCPPIVLRKKMSRKMEAVEGSSVEVEILFGGP; encoded by the exons ATGGAAGAGTCGGAGAATGACGCCACCGATACCGTTGCCGTCACCGCCTGCTCAGTCGGTTCTGCTACTCCAAGCTTGGATAGTCTACCGGAACATCTCATTCTGCATATCCTTTCCTTTCTCCCTACTCAAGATACCATCTCAACCAGCTTGGTTTCCAAAAAATTACGCTCTTATTGGTCCTTAATCCCTTCTCTAAACTTATCCTATTCCCGTTTTCCTCCCTATAACACACCTTCCACCACCCGCCAATTCTTCGCCGAATTCGTCGATCGCACTCTCATCTCCCGCTCTCTTTCCCCTCTCCTTAAATTCTGCCTCGATTTTATCTATGAAGATCGATATGGCTTCCATGTCGATTCTTGGATTCGTTACGCCATCAAGAACCAGGTACAGGAGCTCGATCTTGATTTCTTTATCGATTCGCGTTTCTTTGTCGATGAACCTCATCTACGGGACACTTACGATTTCCCCTTCTCTGCACTTAGACATGGTAAAGTTAGAGTGTTGAAGCTTACTCGTTGTGACCTTACGTTGCCGGTAAACATGTCATGTATGCGTCTTTGGACTATGAAGTCTGTTTATCTTGATCAAATTTACCTTTCGGATCAGATGGTTGCAGATTTGATTAATGGATGTCCGAATCTTGAGGTTTTGGAACTTGCGAATTGTTATGGTATGGATACTTTAAAGGTTTGTTCAGGAAAGCTGAAGGAGCTTGTGCTTGAGTATTTTATTCGGAGTGATACTGAAGCAAATTTGGAGATTGATTGTCCTAATCTTGTTTCGTTGACTATTATTTGGTTTGAAGTAGGGAAATGTCGTGTTCAGAATTTGTCTTCTTTGGTTCGTTTTCATACTTCTATTGGGCATAAACGCGATTTATATTATGGATACTGGAAAAAGATTGTCAGCATTCTTGATCAAGTGCCTCATATCAAGAGTCTGCTGGTACAAAATTGGTGGCTTAAG CTGGTGCCAAAGGAAGTTTTCTCTGAAGATTTTCTACTTTACAATCTCAAACAGTTAGAGCTGCTAACTGGATACACACAATATGACCTCCTTGGTATGGCGCAACTGCTTGAACTTACGCCACATATGGAGACACTGATCCTTGATTACCTTTTGAAGGTCGACAAAGAT GAGAGCTTGTCGGAAGAACTCTTAAAAAAACCAATTAATCTGAGCATACCGAGTCTGAAGGAAGTAAAGATGAAGCAATTTACTTGTACAGAAAAGGAAGGTAATTTTTTGATGCTTTTAAAAGCGCAAGGAGTTGTATTGGAAAAAATAGTAATAGTACCTGCAAAAGTAGGTGACATTCAATGTCCTCCtatagttttacgtaaaaaaatGTCAAGGAAGATGGAAGCTGTGGAGGGATCATCAGTAGAAGTGGAG attctctttggagggccctag